The DNA segment CGGTTGAAGACGCCCTCGTTCACCCGCTCACCGCACCCACTGCAGAGCCGCCTCCCGTGCCGCCTGGACCGCCGAGCCCGACTGGCGGCGGGCCATCCGGCGGAGCACCCGGGGCGCGACCAGCAGGCCGGCCACCGCCCACGCGGAGAGCACCACCAGCATCGTGCCCGTGCGCCAGGAGTCTCCCAGCTCGGCCACCGCCGCCTCCGCGGGGAGGAACGCCGAGCGCATGCCCAGCGCGATCCAGTAGACCGGGAAGACCTGGGCCACGGCCTGCACCCAGCCCCACATGGCCTGCACCGGGGTGAAGACGCCGGAGATCGCCACCAGCACGAGGACGGGCAGCATCCCCCAGGTGCCGACCTTCTGGACGCCCGGCACCACCGAGCCGAGCACCATGCCCCACGGCAGCGTCGCGAGCAGGCCGATCACGACCAGGCCGGCGACGGCCAGCCAGCCGCCCGCGCCACCCTGCATGACGTCGTCGAAGAGCAGCAGGCTCGGCACCAGCACGACCAGCAGGCCGGGTGCCAGGCTGAGCGACTGGAAGGTGAGCTGACCGGTCACGTAGCCCTGCATGCCGTGCGGGACCGCCTTGTGCCGCAGCAGGGTCCCGTCCTCGCGCTCCATCGCCAGGGCGTACGCCGGGCCGATCACCACGCCGAAGGTGAGCAGGGCGCCGAGCACGCTCGGCAGCGCGTACGTCGGGTACATCAGCCCGGTGCTGCCCACCTCGTTGTCCCGGTTGAACCACAGGACGGCGAGGGTGACCAGCCCGGTGAAGAGGTAGAAGCCCTGGTCCTGCGGGCTGCGGACGCTCTGCACGAACTCCGTCCAGCCTCGGCGGAGGCCCTGGCCGGCGGCGTGCCGGGAGGCGTTCACGGGGTCACCTCCGCCAGGTGCCGGGCCGGCGTCCGGGACTCGAACCGTTGGACCATCGCGAGGTAGGTGTCCTCCAGGTCGGGCC comes from the Modestobacter italicus genome and includes:
- a CDS encoding ABC transporter permease, producing the protein MNASRHAAGQGLRRGWTEFVQSVRSPQDQGFYLFTGLVTLAVLWFNRDNEVGSTGLMYPTYALPSVLGALLTFGVVIGPAYALAMEREDGTLLRHKAVPHGMQGYVTGQLTFQSLSLAPGLLVVLVPSLLLFDDVMQGGAGGWLAVAGLVVIGLLATLPWGMVLGSVVPGVQKVGTWGMLPVLVLVAISGVFTPVQAMWGWVQAVAQVFPVYWIALGMRSAFLPAEAAVAELGDSWRTGTMLVVLSAWAVAGLLVAPRVLRRMARRQSGSAVQAAREAALQWVR